In the Kitasatospora terrestris genome, one interval contains:
- a CDS encoding polysaccharide ABC transporter ATP-binding protein: MSPDHPLGTIRTEQVWKRFKADQQRMLLRDKVEQAARRLRGDRGEDWRWALRDINLHIEPGESVGLIGSNGSGKSTLLKMLTRVMYPYAGVIDVRGRIGALIEIRAGIHPDLTGRENIYLFGALLGLKRREVASRFDDIVEFARLGGAIDRQVKFYSSGMQMRLGFAVAAYLEPHVLLVDEVLAVGDAVFQQRCLDRMREVAEQGTTIVFVSHDLPAVQSICRRGIWLEQGTVRVDAGIKDALAGYRDSIEAQSEASTRTGEPLQLLKYEVRGEDGDNLRTDEPVTVEFTLGGDYRGDATLHLGVSEGTSSPIFQISHEIRLTGGDHQVACVIPRLPLPRGRYTLWAGVYSIGKTDGGTLMSWHSAGQFDVFGPMLDTPPRAVVLAAPVFVPHQWED, from the coding sequence ATGTCGCCTGACCACCCCCTTGGCACCATCCGCACCGAGCAGGTCTGGAAGCGCTTCAAGGCCGACCAGCAGCGGATGCTGCTGCGCGACAAGGTCGAGCAGGCGGCCCGCCGGCTGCGCGGCGACCGCGGCGAGGACTGGCGCTGGGCGCTGCGCGACATCAACCTCCACATCGAGCCGGGCGAGTCGGTCGGCCTGATCGGCTCCAACGGCTCCGGCAAGTCGACCCTGCTGAAGATGCTGACCCGGGTGATGTACCCGTACGCCGGCGTCATCGACGTGCGCGGCCGGATCGGCGCGCTGATCGAGATCCGGGCCGGCATCCACCCCGACCTGACCGGGCGGGAGAACATCTACCTGTTCGGCGCGCTGCTCGGCCTCAAGCGCCGCGAGGTGGCCTCGCGCTTCGACGACATCGTGGAGTTCGCCCGGCTCGGCGGCGCGATCGACCGGCAGGTGAAGTTCTACTCCTCCGGCATGCAGATGCGCCTGGGCTTCGCCGTCGCCGCCTACCTGGAACCCCACGTCCTGCTGGTGGACGAGGTGCTGGCGGTCGGCGACGCGGTCTTCCAGCAGCGCTGCCTGGACCGGATGCGCGAGGTCGCCGAGCAGGGCACCACGATCGTCTTCGTCTCGCACGACCTGCCCGCCGTCCAGTCGATCTGCCGTCGCGGCATCTGGCTGGAGCAGGGCACCGTCCGGGTGGACGCGGGGATCAAGGACGCGCTGGCGGGCTACCGCGACTCGATCGAGGCGCAGTCCGAGGCCTCCACCCGTACCGGTGAGCCGCTGCAGCTGCTCAAGTACGAGGTGCGCGGCGAGGACGGCGACAACCTGCGCACCGACGAGCCGGTCACGGTCGAGTTCACCCTCGGCGGCGACTACCGCGGCGACGCCACCCTGCACCTGGGCGTCAGCGAGGGCACGTCCAGCCCGATCTTCCAGATCAGCCACGAGATCCGGCTGACCGGCGGCGACCACCAGGTGGCCTGCGTGATCCCGCGGCTGCCGCTGCCGCGCGGCCGGTACACCCTGTGGGCCGGCGTCTACTCGATCGGCAAGACCGACGGCGGCACGCTGATGAGCTGGCACTCCGCGGGCCAGTTCGACGTGTTCGGCCCGATGCTCGACACCCCGCCGCGCGCCGTGGTGCTGGCCGCGCCGGTGTTCGTCCCGCACCAGTGGGAGGACTGA
- a CDS encoding ABC transporter permease yields MGGQHAQVVDERGTQTEERRRIPDGPPPELVFKRRLRPVQVAHELWGARELVRALAERDLRARYKQAVLGFAWAVLTPLALCAIFTLVFHRAVKIDTGSVSYPLFAYVGLIVWQFFSNTMNQGALSLANNLSLLNKVYCPREVFPLATMLVATVDMVIGIGVLGLMFLVFWTAPAATFLWVAPLLVIQFAFTYGVALVLSVAVVYLRDVRHLLPIITQMGVFATPVAYPLARIPQRAQEVYVAVNPLGAVIEGYRKALLYGQAPDLALTSIAAASSVVFLVGGYLLFKKLETGIADVA; encoded by the coding sequence GTGGGGGGACAGCACGCGCAGGTCGTCGACGAGCGTGGTACCCAGACCGAGGAAAGGCGCCGAATCCCGGACGGTCCGCCGCCCGAGCTGGTCTTCAAACGCCGGCTGCGGCCGGTCCAGGTGGCGCACGAACTGTGGGGCGCGAGGGAGTTGGTCCGCGCCCTGGCCGAGCGTGATCTCCGCGCGCGGTACAAGCAGGCGGTGCTCGGCTTCGCCTGGGCGGTGCTCACGCCGCTGGCGCTGTGCGCCATCTTCACCCTGGTGTTCCACCGCGCGGTGAAGATCGACACCGGCTCGGTGTCGTACCCGCTGTTCGCCTACGTGGGCCTGATCGTCTGGCAGTTCTTCAGCAACACGATGAACCAGGGCGCGCTGAGCCTGGCCAACAACCTCAGCCTGCTGAACAAGGTGTACTGCCCGCGCGAGGTGTTCCCGCTCGCCACCATGCTGGTCGCCACGGTCGACATGGTGATCGGCATCGGCGTGCTGGGCCTGATGTTCCTGGTGTTCTGGACGGCGCCCGCCGCCACCTTCCTGTGGGTGGCGCCGCTGCTGGTGATCCAGTTCGCCTTCACCTACGGCGTGGCGCTGGTCCTGTCGGTCGCGGTGGTCTACCTGCGCGACGTCCGCCACCTGCTGCCGATCATCACGCAGATGGGCGTCTTCGCCACCCCGGTCGCGTACCCGCTGGCCCGGATCCCGCAGCGGGCCCAGGAGGTCTACGTCGCCGTCAACCCGCTGGGCGCGGTGATCGAGGGCTACCGCAAGGCGCTGCTGTACGGCCAGGCGCCCGACCTCGCGCTGACCTCGATCGCCGCGGCCAGCTCGGTGGTCTTCCTGGTCGGCGGCTACCTGCTGTTCAAGAAGCTCGAGACGGGGATCGCCGATGTCGCCTGA
- a CDS encoding thiol:disulfide interchange protein DsbA/DsbL codes for MKLLLRSTALLAAAAGLLGNPAGAAAAPAEPHGGAHVFGHGHPQPVRQVAVRREAVEFFWYDCYHSAELEQPLTGWAAQHHDDVVLRRVPAVWPGSGDEQVQTAHARLYYTLERLGEADRLQQSVYRAVREQHADLTTEDRAADWAVGHGLSASAFRAAYRSAEVERATAEAPELFTRNRITELPTVIVDGRYRTSPTEAGGVEQMPSALDRVLDTR; via the coding sequence GTGAAGCTGCTGCTGCGATCCACCGCCCTGCTCGCCGCCGCCGCCGGGCTGCTCGGCAACCCGGCCGGCGCGGCCGCCGCCCCGGCCGAACCGCACGGGGGCGCCCACGTCTTCGGCCACGGCCACCCGCAGCCGGTGCGCCAGGTGGCCGTCCGCCGGGAGGCGGTGGAGTTCTTCTGGTACGACTGCTACCACTCCGCCGAGCTGGAGCAGCCGTTGACCGGCTGGGCGGCGCAGCACCACGACGACGTGGTGCTGCGCCGGGTTCCGGCGGTGTGGCCCGGCAGCGGTGACGAGCAGGTCCAGACCGCGCACGCCCGGCTGTACTACACCCTGGAGCGGCTCGGCGAGGCGGACCGGCTGCAGCAGTCGGTGTACCGCGCGGTGCGCGAGCAGCACGCCGACCTGACCACCGAGGACCGGGCGGCCGACTGGGCGGTCGGGCACGGCCTGAGCGCGAGCGCCTTCCGCGCCGCGTACCGCTCCGCGGAGGTGGAGCGGGCGACCGCCGAGGCCCCCGAACTGTTCACCCGCAACCGGATCACCGAGCTCCCGACGGTGATCGTCGACGGCCGCTACCGGACCTCTCCGACCGAGGCCGGCGGGGTGGAGCAGATGCCGTCCGCACTCGACCGAGTCCTCGACACCCGCTGA
- a CDS encoding slipin family protein: MGVVVEILAVLAVLGVLWLATGVRVVQQYERGVVFRLGRVRGAVRGPGPTLLVPLVDRMRKVNVQVITMPVPAQEGITRDNVSVRVDAVVYFRVVEPVRATVDVQNYPFAMSQVAQTSLRSIIGKSELDDLLSGRENLHRGLELMLESPATGWGIHIDRVEIKDVALPDSMKRSMARQAEADRERRARIITADGEYQAASKLAEAAAMMDSTPAAMQLRLLQTVVEVAAEKNSTLVLPFPVELLRFFESATGARKDTAAPVPPQPTGPPAVPPPAVPPPAVPPAVGPAAARPEPLPEG, from the coding sequence ATGGGGGTAGTGGTGGAGATCCTGGCGGTCCTCGCGGTGCTGGGCGTGCTCTGGCTGGCCACCGGCGTCCGGGTGGTGCAGCAGTACGAGCGGGGCGTGGTCTTCCGGCTCGGCCGGGTGAGGGGCGCGGTGCGCGGGCCCGGCCCGACGCTGCTGGTCCCGCTGGTCGACCGGATGCGCAAGGTGAACGTCCAGGTGATCACCATGCCGGTGCCCGCCCAGGAGGGCATCACCCGGGACAACGTCTCCGTCCGGGTCGACGCGGTCGTCTACTTCCGCGTGGTGGAGCCGGTCCGGGCCACCGTCGACGTGCAGAACTACCCCTTCGCGATGTCCCAGGTCGCGCAGACCTCGCTGCGCTCGATCATCGGCAAGAGCGAGCTGGACGACCTGCTCTCCGGCAGGGAGAACCTGCACCGCGGCCTGGAGCTGATGCTGGAGTCCCCGGCCACCGGCTGGGGCATCCACATCGACCGGGTCGAGATCAAGGACGTCGCGCTGCCCGACTCGATGAAGCGCTCGATGGCCCGGCAGGCCGAGGCCGACCGCGAGCGCCGGGCCCGCATCATCACCGCCGACGGCGAGTACCAGGCCGCGTCCAAGCTGGCCGAGGCCGCCGCGATGATGGACAGCACGCCCGCCGCGATGCAACTGCGCCTGCTGCAGACCGTGGTGGAGGTCGCCGCCGAGAAGAACTCCACCCTGGTGCTGCCGTTCCCGGTCGAGCTGCTGCGCTTCTTCGAGAGCGCCACGGGTGCCCGGAAGGACACCGCGGCGCCGGTCCCGCCGCAGCCCACCGGGCCGCCCGCCGTCCCCCCGCCCGCCGTCCCCCCGCCCGCCGTCCCCCCGGCCGTCGGGCCCGCAGCCGCCCGGCCCGAGCCGCTGCCGGAGGGCTGA
- a CDS encoding glycosyltransferase, producing the protein MADAPPVPQPRVLHVITDPRRRGAQNLARDLHRELLRRGQPSALRALHPHPDAGPDGTDAPVLGPSRHHPATLRALRRAARDADVVVAHGSSTLQACAVALLGSRVPFVYVNIGDPRHWTASPARRLRVGAMLHRAAAVSAISDGAREVLLERFRLPARRVRTIPNARAAEQYPPAADDAERRAARAALGLPPDGPLVAWVGALSAEKRPDLALAALERLPGVTLALAGEGPLRTALEPAERAHFLGRLTDPAPLYRAADALLLTSDSEGVPGVLIEAALAGLPAVATDVGWVSDVVRDGRTGTLVPPGDPDLLAGALTALLATDRAPLAAAARSHALARFALDPVTDAWQRLLREVAG; encoded by the coding sequence ATGGCCGACGCCCCGCCCGTCCCGCAGCCGCGCGTCCTGCACGTGATCACCGATCCGCGGCGGCGCGGCGCGCAGAACCTCGCCCGGGACCTGCACCGCGAGCTGCTCCGCCGCGGCCAGCCCTCCGCGCTGCGCGCCCTGCACCCGCACCCCGACGCCGGCCCGGACGGCACCGACGCCCCCGTGCTCGGACCGTCCCGCCACCACCCGGCCACCCTGCGCGCGCTGCGCCGCGCCGCCCGGGACGCCGACGTCGTGGTCGCCCACGGCTCCTCCACCCTGCAGGCCTGCGCGGTGGCCCTGCTCGGCAGCCGGGTGCCCTTCGTCTACGTCAACATCGGCGACCCGCGGCACTGGACCGCCTCGCCGGCGCGCCGGTTGCGGGTCGGCGCGATGCTGCACCGGGCCGCGGCCGTGTCGGCGATCTCCGACGGCGCCCGCGAGGTGCTGCTGGAACGGTTCAGGCTGCCCGCCCGGCGGGTCCGGACCATCCCGAACGCCCGGGCCGCCGAGCAGTACCCGCCCGCCGCCGACGACGCCGAGCGGCGCGCCGCGCGCGCCGCACTCGGCCTCCCGCCGGACGGGCCGCTGGTCGCCTGGGTCGGCGCGCTCTCCGCGGAGAAGCGGCCCGACCTCGCGCTCGCCGCCCTCGAACGGCTGCCCGGCGTCACGCTGGCGCTGGCCGGCGAGGGTCCGCTCCGGACCGCCCTCGAACCCGCCGAGCGCGCGCACTTCCTGGGCCGGCTGACCGACCCCGCGCCGCTCTACCGGGCGGCCGACGCGCTGCTGCTCACCAGTGACAGCGAAGGCGTGCCCGGCGTCCTGATCGAGGCCGCGCTGGCCGGCCTGCCCGCCGTCGCCACCGACGTCGGCTGGGTCTCCGACGTGGTCCGCGACGGCCGCACCGGCACCCTCGTCCCGCCCGGCGACCCCGACCTGCTGGCCGGCGCCCTGACCGCCCTGCTCGCCACCGACCGCGCCCCGCTGGCCGCCGCCGCCCGCAGCCACGCCCTCGCCCGCTTCGCCCTCGACCCGGTGACCGACGCCTGGCAGCGGCTCCTGCGGGAGGTGGCCGGATAG